One Candidatus Eisenbacteria bacterium DNA window includes the following coding sequences:
- a CDS encoding SEC-C domain-containing protein, whose translation MGTTTLSLDYERGADLPGVMLREVTEHGWPVAGPDAYPIVNHRDQDGVPRPLTEHDLRVVSACATSLVALFAKHSHIFSREGLDEPVCLSFYDEDDLEVRFTMPYEAGTSFAVNKNPPAGVSSPLPGLESERPPTITGAKIGRNQPCPCGSGRKYKKCCLPRVQRESE comes from the coding sequence ATGGGTACGACCACGCTGTCGCTCGATTACGAACGCGGCGCCGATCTGCCGGGTGTGATGCTTCGCGAGGTGACGGAACATGGATGGCCCGTGGCAGGTCCGGACGCCTATCCTATCGTCAATCATCGAGATCAGGATGGTGTACCGAGACCCCTGACGGAGCATGATCTTCGGGTGGTCTCCGCTTGTGCCACCTCTCTGGTCGCGCTCTTCGCCAAGCACAGCCATATCTTCAGCCGGGAAGGCCTCGATGAACCTGTATGCTTGTCGTTCTATGACGAGGATGATCTGGAAGTGCGTTTCACCATGCCCTACGAAGCGGGGACATCGTTCGCAGTGAACAAAAACCCGCCGGCCGGCGTTTCCTCCCCGCTACCGGGATTGGAGTCTGAGAGGCCCCCGACCATAACCGGCGCTAAAATCGGGCGCAACCAGCCGTGTCCTTGCGGCAGCGGTCGCAAGTACAAGAAATGTTGTTTGCCGCGTGTTCAGCGCGAGAGCGAGTAA
- a CDS encoding tetratricopeptide repeat protein: MRDERDYLAKVTFPKLRKLCRQRNVEFIDVDLRWGVTDEQKAEGKVLPICLAEIERCRPYFIGLIGERYGWVPEKIGADLIEEQGWLEGCGQKSVTELEILHGVLKNPAMASHAFFYFRDPRKSREIERRIRAERGYRPEPESSSLKLAALKEKIETSGLPVHRGYLNVEELDERVQRNLTRVINSLYPADARFDPLDQAAADHKAFAKRRLGFYIGREEYFAAIDAHIESESQPLVILGESGSGKSAFLANWAAKANENRNEQVFLLSHYIGSSPHSTDWATMLKRIMGEIKRLMGVAQDIPNDPAGLRAAFTNCLHKAAAKGRLILILDALNQLEDVDGAPDLIWLPPQIPANVRIILSTLPGRALDELERRHWPTLTIKGLDKDERRRFIRKFLRPYAKSLNPIQIDRIVEADQTRNPLFLRTLLEELRLFGKHEDLDGRIDYYLEAESAKRLYVKVLGRWEGDYEESCKGLVRQAMSCIWAARRGLSESELLDLLGPLQERRSGTSFFFGKFGFPKHKDMQTGTPLPAAYWAPLYLAAEESLILRSGLLDFAHDYLREAVGDVYLESDESRKAVHIRLADYFDNSEPGGRRIDELPWQLKSAREWKRLYGLLSDLDFFNAAWKTDPLEIKSHWAALESNSDFKMTVAYQPVLTDPARFRDFAWNVGRLFYDTGYLEQSLKLRDFNVTDSFQLKEYENMASALHNRASTLNSLGRREEAARSYEEAEKLYRKLEDSVGLAVSLNSQAVFFLEIGETEKAMNYLNEANSLYASIGDDLGQAQCMINQAEIHHQRGDLDKAIELFESAETLCRRHGDRLLLSTCAIGRASAYFDRGDRVEAFEQNRRAVPLARELGDKDRLISVLYTQGLIQLEQGKATEASGKFEEIELIGRDSGFIRGVIFGLLGKASVAEKLNDLKGALEYYREAESACRNTSSRDRLAEILSNQGLILQKLGEHLQSRKKYEESESISKQIDHRPNLATALRDQAIQLWKQGRLGEALAKSRESEELYNKMDHKQGMAISMDDQATILRDGGRVGEALTLMKSAEKLWRELDNKIGIAVCLGNQGLALQKLKDFDGAMKAHKEEEGIYREIDFLEGLQRSIGNQGVILETRGDLDGAMKCYKYQERIATQLRTMSEVMTSIGNQALIWDKRGNAGKALELLRQTETYFREHSELIDLQLALGNIGQILEEQGDSKGALERFREMEAICREAGHPEGLKKSLRCQADLYNDREDHEKALACAAELEKISAETNDDIALVSSLSRQAHCFKRMGDPGKALETLKQEENICRNLEHGAATADCLYRQALLMVSAGDPSAALATLAPRRELEIDPGNEDVTLTILRLEIAILLNQEGLDGAQAALGEYDGIIQNLDDAEARVWSLGIHSLIEQKRGKMDEAQRILKEQRRLLEEHGLKSDLLANITAQVNIALDRQQTREALALHLDHEQVAREIGNNDQLKEGLKMQICILMDLDELDKTWEKRIECEALCRESSDEDGLALCTLIKAATLEHRGEQAAAEAACREGLEGARCLPPERRDFIKGKLNEILRRVT, encoded by the coding sequence ATGCGCGATGAACGGGACTACCTAGCGAAAGTTACATTTCCCAAATTGAGGAAATTGTGCCGGCAACGCAATGTTGAATTTATCGACGTGGACCTGAGATGGGGCGTGACGGACGAGCAAAAGGCCGAAGGCAAGGTGCTGCCAATCTGTCTGGCTGAAATCGAAAGGTGCCGACCCTATTTTATCGGATTGATCGGCGAGCGCTACGGCTGGGTCCCTGAGAAGATTGGAGCGGATCTCATCGAAGAGCAGGGTTGGCTGGAAGGATGCGGGCAAAAGAGTGTAACCGAACTCGAGATACTGCACGGCGTTCTCAAAAATCCGGCCATGGCTAGCCACGCCTTCTTTTATTTTCGCGACCCGCGGAAATCGCGGGAGATTGAGCGCAGAATCAGGGCAGAGCGCGGGTATAGGCCGGAACCGGAATCCTCATCACTAAAACTCGCAGCGCTCAAAGAGAAGATCGAAACAAGTGGACTCCCGGTGCATCGCGGCTACCTTAACGTGGAGGAGCTCGATGAGCGGGTGCAGCGGAATCTGACACGGGTTATAAACAGTCTTTATCCGGCGGATGCGCGATTTGATCCTCTCGATCAGGCCGCCGCTGATCACAAGGCATTCGCCAAACGTAGATTAGGCTTCTATATCGGGCGCGAAGAGTATTTCGCAGCCATCGATGCCCACATCGAGAGCGAGAGCCAACCGCTCGTCATCTTGGGAGAGTCAGGCTCCGGAAAATCCGCCTTCTTGGCCAACTGGGCGGCCAAGGCCAATGAGAATCGGAATGAGCAAGTCTTCCTGCTGAGTCACTATATAGGATCGTCGCCGCACAGCACCGATTGGGCCACTATGCTCAAAAGGATCATGGGCGAAATCAAACGCCTGATGGGAGTGGCTCAGGATATTCCCAATGATCCCGCCGGTTTGCGTGCGGCCTTCACCAATTGCCTCCATAAGGCCGCCGCCAAGGGCCGCCTTATCCTGATACTGGATGCCTTGAATCAATTGGAAGATGTGGATGGGGCGCCTGATTTGATATGGCTTCCTCCGCAGATCCCAGCCAATGTCCGAATAATCCTGTCGACCCTCCCCGGGCGGGCGTTGGATGAATTGGAAAGGCGACATTGGCCGACGCTGACGATTAAGGGGCTCGATAAGGACGAACGCCGTCGATTTATTCGCAAATTCCTAAGGCCATATGCCAAATCTCTCAATCCGATCCAGATTGACCGCATTGTAGAGGCCGATCAGACCCGCAATCCGCTCTTCCTTCGAACGCTGCTGGAGGAGCTTCGGTTATTCGGGAAGCATGAGGATCTCGACGGGCGCATCGACTATTATCTTGAAGCCGAATCGGCGAAGCGTCTTTATGTGAAAGTCCTCGGTCGCTGGGAGGGGGATTACGAGGAGTCCTGCAAGGGATTGGTGCGGCAGGCGATGTCCTGTATCTGGGCGGCGCGGCGGGGGCTCTCCGAAAGCGAGCTCCTCGACCTCTTGGGTCCACTGCAGGAGCGGCGGAGCGGGACCTCGTTTTTTTTCGGCAAATTCGGATTTCCAAAACACAAAGATATGCAAACGGGCACTCCACTTCCCGCCGCATACTGGGCTCCACTCTATCTTGCCGCGGAGGAATCCTTGATCCTGCGCTCGGGTTTGTTGGACTTCGCGCATGATTACCTGAGAGAGGCGGTCGGGGACGTGTATCTCGAGTCCGATGAATCCAGGAAGGCAGTTCACATCCGGCTGGCCGACTACTTTGACAATTCAGAACCAGGCGGTAGAAGAATCGATGAACTTCCCTGGCAGCTGAAATCGGCTCGCGAGTGGAAGAGGCTCTATGGCCTCCTATCCGATCTGGATTTTTTCAATGCCGCCTGGAAGACGGATCCATTAGAGATAAAGAGTCATTGGGCGGCGCTGGAAAGCAACAGCGATTTCAAAATGACGGTGGCGTATCAGCCGGTCCTGACAGATCCGGCCCGTTTCCGGGATTTCGCATGGAATGTCGGCAGGTTGTTCTACGACACAGGTTACTTGGAGCAGTCACTGAAACTCAGGGATTTCAACGTCACCGACTCATTCCAGCTGAAGGAATACGAAAACATGGCATCGGCCCTTCACAATCGGGCGTCCACACTGAACTCCCTGGGAAGGCGGGAGGAGGCCGCCCGCTCCTACGAAGAGGCGGAGAAGTTATACAGAAAATTGGAAGATTCTGTGGGCCTGGCGGTATCGCTGAACAGCCAGGCGGTCTTCTTTTTGGAGATAGGCGAGACTGAAAAGGCAATGAACTACTTGAATGAAGCCAATTCGCTTTACGCCTCAATCGGCGACGACTTGGGCCAAGCCCAGTGCATGATCAATCAAGCCGAGATCCACCACCAACGCGGCGACCTCGACAAGGCCATAGAGCTTTTTGAGTCAGCCGAGACGCTTTGCCGCAGGCATGGCGACCGCCTGCTACTGTCCACCTGCGCTATAGGGCGCGCCTCGGCTTATTTTGATCGCGGTGACCGGGTGGAGGCGTTTGAGCAGAACCGTCGAGCGGTGCCATTGGCCCGTGAGCTGGGAGACAAGGACAGGCTTATTTCGGTTCTTTACACGCAGGGCCTCATCCAATTGGAACAGGGTAAAGCCACCGAAGCCAGTGGCAAGTTTGAAGAGATCGAGCTCATCGGCCGGGATTCGGGATTCATCAGAGGAGTGATCTTTGGCCTTCTTGGAAAAGCCTCAGTAGCGGAGAAACTCAACGATCTCAAAGGAGCGCTGGAATACTATCGCGAGGCTGAGTCTGCATGCCGGAACACCTCAAGCCGGGACCGGCTGGCCGAAATCTTGTCGAATCAGGGTTTGATACTTCAGAAACTGGGGGAACATCTTCAATCCCGCAAAAAGTATGAGGAGTCTGAATCGATAAGCAAGCAAATCGACCACCGCCCCAATCTGGCCACGGCGCTGCGGGACCAGGCCATTCAGCTGTGGAAGCAGGGCCGGCTGGGCGAGGCTTTGGCAAAATCGCGGGAATCTGAAGAATTGTACAATAAAATGGACCACAAGCAGGGCATGGCCATTTCGATGGATGATCAAGCGACCATACTGCGGGATGGCGGCCGGGTGGGAGAGGCCCTGACTCTAATGAAGAGCGCCGAGAAGCTCTGGCGTGAACTGGACAACAAGATCGGTATTGCTGTCTGCCTGGGCAATCAAGGGCTGGCATTGCAAAAGCTGAAAGACTTCGACGGGGCGATGAAGGCGCACAAGGAGGAAGAGGGCATATACCGTGAAATAGATTTCCTCGAGGGGCTTCAGCGAAGTATAGGCAACCAGGGCGTAATCCTCGAAACCCGGGGTGACTTGGACGGCGCCATGAAGTGTTACAAATATCAAGAGCGGATAGCCACCCAACTTCGAACCATGTCCGAGGTAATGACCAGCATCGGCAATCAGGCCCTGATCTGGGACAAAAGGGGAAACGCCGGGAAAGCATTAGAGCTGCTGCGGCAGACCGAAACCTATTTCCGGGAGCACTCAGAACTAATCGATCTGCAGCTGGCGCTGGGAAATATCGGACAGATTCTGGAGGAACAGGGAGATTCGAAGGGGGCGCTGGAGCGATTCCGGGAGATGGAGGCTATTTGTCGCGAGGCTGGCCACCCGGAAGGACTCAAGAAGAGCCTCAGGTGCCAGGCCGATCTTTACAATGACAGGGAAGACCATGAGAAGGCGCTGGCCTGCGCCGCAGAGCTCGAGAAGATTTCAGCCGAGACGAATGATGACATCGCGCTGGTATCGAGTCTTTCACGCCAAGCCCATTGTTTTAAGAGAATGGGTGATCCGGGGAAGGCTCTCGAAACGTTGAAGCAGGAAGAAAATATCTGCCGCAATCTGGAACATGGAGCCGCGACCGCCGATTGCCTCTATCGCCAGGCGCTTCTCATGGTGTCAGCGGGCGATCCGAGTGCGGCCCTGGCGACTCTCGCCCCCCGCCGGGAGCTCGAGATAGATCCCGGCAACGAAGATGTGACGCTGACGATTCTGCGTCTCGAAATCGCTATTTTGCTAAATCAAGAAGGGCTCGATGGCGCCCAGGCGGCGCTCGGCGAATATGACGGAATCATTCAGAACCTTGATGATGCTGAAGCGCGGGTGTGGAGCCTCGGTATTCATTCATTGATCGAACAAAAAAGGGGAAAGATGGATGAGGCCCAGCGCATCTTAAAGGAACAACGGAGACTTCTCGAGGAACACGGGTTGAAGAGCGATTTATTGGCCAATATCACCGCCCAGGTCAACATCGCGCTGGATAGGCAACAAACACGGGAAGCCCTCGCCCTGCATCTGGATCACGAACAAGTCGCCCGCGAGATCGGGAATAATGATCAACTCAAAGAGGGACTCAAGATGCAGATCTGTATCTTAATGGACCTCGATGAATTGGATAAAACCTGGGAGAAGCGCATCGAGTGTGAAGCGCTCTGCCGGGAGTCCTCTGATGAGGACGGCTTGGCCCTATGCACCCTCATCAAAGCTGCAACACTCGAACATCGCGGGGAGCAGGCCGCCGCCGAGGCCGCCTGCCGGGAGGGACTTGAGGGCGCACGCTGCCTGCCGCCCGAGCGCCGGGATTTCATCAAGGGGAAGCTTAATGAGATTCTCCGCCGGGTAACTTGA
- a CDS encoding class I SAM-dependent methyltransferase, with translation MMTFNDKTLVEAGNRFTHGAVYHALYDRPLAAARRVVIDYVPEESSVLDIACGTGELCFELASRKNCRVVGVDLSRRMIEYARKRNRSSQIRFEQGDATRLSGYAIDTFDYATILLLLHEVPREIQIAALCEALRVARKAVVVDSQVPLPRNLHGIALRIVEASGGRSHYRPFADYLAAGGIGGILSDPRIKASPVNRSTFWHGCREVIVLQRRT, from the coding sequence ATGATGACCTTTAATGACAAGACGCTTGTCGAAGCTGGGAACCGCTTCACTCACGGAGCCGTGTACCACGCTCTCTATGATCGTCCACTGGCTGCGGCCCGAAGGGTCGTGATTGACTACGTGCCTGAGGAATCCAGCGTTTTGGACATTGCCTGCGGAACGGGTGAGCTCTGCTTTGAGCTGGCCTCGAGGAAAAACTGCCGGGTCGTGGGTGTTGACTTGTCGCGCCGCATGATCGAGTACGCTCGGAAACGCAACCGCAGCTCACAGATCCGCTTTGAGCAGGGCGATGCGACGCGACTCTCCGGTTACGCGATAGATACTTTTGATTATGCGACGATTCTACTTCTCTTGCATGAAGTACCTAGAGAGATACAGATCGCCGCGCTCTGTGAAGCTTTGCGGGTCGCGCGCAAGGCAGTCGTTGTCGACTCACAGGTTCCGCTGCCGAGGAACCTTCACGGGATCGCCCTGCGGATTGTCGAGGCATCAGGGGGACGAAGTCACTACCGGCCATTTGCGGATTATCTGGCGGCCGGCGGCATCGGAGGCATTCTTTCCGATCCCCGCATTAAAGCCTCGCCGGTCAATCGCTCGACATTTTGGCACGGCTGCCGAGAGGTGATCGTGCTGCAGCGACGGACCTAA
- a CDS encoding integrase core domain-containing protein yields MEIDLRRIVHVNATTNPTGFRVKQKLREDTSWDMTPRFLVHDNDGIFGQNERKVIVEQCGRRCSYHCHRDRWLHEIMDIKGLSIRYGVPNASPQSEHFNKTLREEALNHFVFLGVDHIRRVVSEYVRYYNHLRPSQAIHGIPDPYPELKQPPSSTGKLVAHPVLGGVKHDLRLVA; encoded by the coding sequence ATGGAGATCGACTTGCGCCGGATTGTACATGTTAACGCAACCACCAACCCGACGGGCTTCCGGGTGAAACAAAAGCTCCGTGAAGACACTTCCTGGGACATGACTCCTCGCTTCCTTGTCCACGACAATGACGGCATATTCGGTCAGAATGAAAGGAAGGTGATTGTGGAGCAGTGCGGCAGAAGGTGCAGCTATCACTGCCACCGGGACCGATGGTTGCACGAGATTATGGACATCAAAGGATTGTCCATTCGCTACGGCGTCCCGAACGCATCACCACAAAGCGAGCACTTCAACAAGACGTTACGGGAGGAGGCGTTGAACCACTTTGTTTTCCTCGGTGTTGATCACATCCGCAGGGTTGTTTCAGAATATGTTCGATATTACAATCATTTGCGTCCATCACAGGCGATCCACGGGATTCCAGACCCGTATCCGGAACTGAAGCAGCCTCCGTCGTCGACCGGCAAGCTTGTCGCTCATCCGGTTCTCGGCGGCGTTAAACATGATTTGCGACTCGTGGCGTAG